A genomic stretch from Nymphalis io chromosome 25, ilAglIoxx1.1, whole genome shotgun sequence includes:
- the LOC126778209 gene encoding uncharacterized protein LOC126778209, producing MSSRKTEDKHKLLLDKLLSDSGLECVRSAPETLVSSSESGEDEEAPLIEEEEEVKEELIEEEAPVSWAEEVREEQAAIFPTPSLRKILPERVREIEGYNRIHVLPNEFKTDIDPAAIPRIDMTPQQKCIDILGTITGCTQYKNSLAEFWFLDTLANLLRRAQEDEMDRSSQVVLILWFCEWMKEIQNFDAADRQRTLRRFRENMLSAARFVAQAERLPTPQEAGVFYKADANEKTTEPAAPEATHSVTFQGAAYECSLRDLTNIIHYIFDLFSTDYQYDLVRSVFTFTPEYNILDAPFQMQNPKKLFAPLKPRAKKEKSPKKEKPPPKGKKKDIDTEEYLALMELKAKDERELEELEDKDREDWNRRSHILPLAFAADEEFFDKYWPPPPPEPQPEPEPEVKGKGKGKGKK from the exons ATGTCATCTCGTAAAACAGAAGATAAACACAAGTTACTTCTGGATAAGCTACTCTCAGACTCGGGGTTAGAGTGCGTGAGATCAGCACCAGAAACATTGGTGTCGTCTTCAGAATCTGGAGAGGATGAAGAag CTCCTTTAATAGAAGAGGAAGAAGAAGTAAAAGAAGAATTAATTGAAGAAGAAGCACCAGTATCGTGGGCTGAAGAAGTCCGAGAAGAGCAAGCAGCAATATTCCCAACACCATCGCTGAGGAAAATCCTACCCGAAAGGGTACGAGAAATAGAGGGATATAATAGAATTCATGTTCTACCAAATGAGTTCAAAACTGACATCGATCCAGCAGCTATACCTAGAATAGACATGACACCGCAGCAAAAATGTATCGATATTTTGGGAACGATTACAGGCTGTACGcagtataaaaatagtttagctGAATTTTGGTTTTTGGATACATTAGCCAACTTACTGAGACGAGCGCAGGAAGACGAAATGGACAGAT CGTCACAAGTAGTATTAATACTTTGGTTTTGCGAGTGGATGAAAGAGATACAAAACTTCGACGCGGCTGATCGTCAACGAACATTGAGACGGTTTCGG GAGAACATGCTGTCAGCAGCACGATTTGTAGCACAAGCAGAACGTCTCCCAACACCACAGGAGGCTGGGGTGTTCTATAAAGCAGACGCAAATGAGAAAACTACTGAACCAGCAGCGCCGGAGGCAACCCACTCGGTCACATTCCAGGGAGCTGCATACGAATGCTCTTTGAGAGATCTAACCaacataatacattatatatttgactt ATTCAGTACGGATTACCAATACGATCTCGTCCGTTCCGTCTTCACGTTCACAccagaatataatatacttgatGCACCGTTTCAAATGCAAAATCCTAAGAAACTGTTCGCACCACTAAAGCCCAGGGCGAAGAAAGAAAAGTCTCCGAAGAAGGAGAAGCCGCCGCCGAAAGGAAAGAAGAAGGATATTGACACGGAGGAATATTTGGCTCTTATGGAG CTTAAAGCTAAAGACGAACGCGAACTCGAAGAATTGGAAGACAAAGACCGTGAAGACTGGAATCGCCGCTCTCACATCCTACCACTAGCCTTCGCGGCGGACGAGGAATTCTTCGACAAATACTGGCCACCGCCACCGCCGGAGCCACAACCGGAACCAGAACCAGAGGTGAAAGGAAAAGGGAAGGGAAAGGGGAAAAAATGA